The sequence GCAAAATCATCGCAAACCCAGAAGGAAACCGCACAACTCCATCTGTAGTATCATTCAAAAACGGAGAAATCATTGTTGGTGACGCTGCGAAACGTCAAGCAGTCACAAACCCAGATACAGTTATCTCTATCAAATCTAAGATGGGAACTTCTGAAAAAGTTTCTGCAAATGGAAAAGAATATACTCCACAAGAAATCTCAGCTATGATTCTTCAATACTTGAAAGGTTACGCTGAAGAATACCTTGGTGAAAAAGTAACCAAAGCAGTTATCACAGTCCCAGCTTACTTCAACGACGCTCAACGTCAAGCAACTAAAGACGCTGGTAAAATCGCTGGTCTTGAAGTAGAACGTATCGTCAATGAACCAACTGCAGCAGCTCTTGCTTACGGTTTGGACAAAACTGACAAAGAAGAAAAAATCTTGGTATTCGACCTTGGTGGTGGTACATTTGACGTATCTATCCTTGAATTGGGTGACGGTGTCTTCGATGTATTGTCAACTGCAGGGGACAACAAACTCGGTGGTGACGATTTTGACCAAAAAATTATCGATCACTTGGTAGCAGAATTCAAGAAAGAAAATGGTATTGACTTGTCTACTGACAAGATGGCAATGCAACGTTTGAAAGATGCAGCTGAAAAAGCTAAGAAAGACCTTTCTGGTGTAACTTCAACTCAAATCAGCTTGCCATTCATCACTGCAGGTGAGGCTGGACCTCTTCACTTGGAAATGACCTTGACTCGTGCGAAATTTGACGATTTGACTCGTGATCTTGTTGAACGTACAAAAGTTCCAGTTCGTCAAGCCCTTTCAGATGCAGGTTTGAGCTTGTCAGAAATCGACGAAGTTATCCTTGTTGGTGGTTCAACTCGTATCCCAGCCGTTGTAGAAGCTGTGAAAGCTGAAACTGGTAAAGAACCAAACAAATCAGTAAACCCTGACGAAGTTGTTGCCATGGGTGCTGCTATCCAAGGTGGTGTAATCACTGGTGATGTTAAAGACGTTGTCCTTCTTGATGTAACACCATTGTCACTTGGTATCGAAACAATGGGTGGCGTCTTCACAAAACTTATCGATCGCAACACTACGATTCCAACATCTAAATCACAAGTCTTCTCAACTGCAGCAGACAACCAACCAGCCGTTGATATCCACGTTCTTCAAGGTGAACGCCCAATGGCAGCAGATAACAAGACTCTTGGACGTTTCCAATTGACAGACATCCCAGCTGCACCTCGTGGAATTCCTCAAATCGAAGTAACATTTGACATCGATAAGAACGGTATCGTATCTGTTAAGGCCAAAGATCTTGGAACTCAAAAAGAACAAACCATTGTTATCCAATCTAACTCAGGTTTGACAGACGAAGAAATCGACCGCATGATGAAGGATGCTGAAGCGAATGCTGAAGCAGATAAAAAACGTAAAGAAGAAGTAGACCTTCGTAACGAAGTAGACCAAGCTATCTTTGCGACTGAAAAGACAATCAAAGAAACTGAAGGCAAAGGCTTCGATGCAGAACGTGATGCTGCACAAGCTGCCCTTGATGAGCTTAAGAAAGCCCAAGAAGACAACAACTTGGACGAAATGAAAGCAAAACTTGAAGCTTTGAACGAAAAAGCTCAAGGACTTGCTGTTAAACTTTACGAACAAGCCGCTGCAGCCCAACAAGCTCAAGCAGGAGCAGAAGGCGCACAAACAACAGGAAACGCAGGCGATGACGTCGTAGACGGAGAGTTTACGGAAAAATAAAATAGTCCAGTGGACTATTTTATCCCGAGCTTGAAAATCAGGAGAGCGAGGTAGTTAAGAATGACTAATCACTAAAGTGAATGTCATTCTACGGCAATCGCTATGGCGATTTGCCTAAACGCCTTACTAGTTCTAAAACAAAGTATAAACGACTTTGTTTTAGAACGTCGTAATGATAGGAAGAAATCCAGAGGTTGCAACCCAGCCTCTGTTTTTCGATAAAATAGAGGGTGTCGTTTATGAAAAAAGTACTTTGTATCATTTATCCTAATTTTTCTCTTTATGAGATAACCACTTTAACGAGTACTTTAGCTCTGTCTTTTGACATCACGATTGATTATGTGGCTTCAGATAATTCAATTGTTATTTCTGAAGATGGTTTGCCTTGCCAACCTACAAAAACATTGGATCAAGTACATATAGAAGAGTATTCTTGTGTCATTTTACCAGGAATGGCAAATATAGGGCCTGCTCTACAGGATGAAAAATTAAATTCGTTTTTGAAGGGACTTGATAAAAAGGAAATTCTAATTGCAGCCATTTCTTCAGCGCCCCTTTTATTGGCAAAAGCAGGTTTGTTGAATGATACGAAATTTACAGGTGGAATTTGGCAAAACTTCTTTGACTATTTTGAATTTCTTCCACGTGAAAATTTCCAACCCAAAGTTCTTGTGCAAGATAAAAATATCATTACGGCTATCGGTTTTGCACATCAAGAGTTTGCAAGAAAAGTGATTCTTAGTCTAGATTTGGCAGAAAATACTGACAACTATTTTAAAGAACAGAACGAATTTTCAGAAGAGGATTTGATTTTTACTCTATCGGACAAAGAGTTTGATGAAGTGAAGCAGAGTATAGAAAATACCCTCTAATGATTTACTTATAAACTATAGAAAGGAACAAGGGTGTTCGCAACTGAACACGGGTTCCAGAATTTCTTACTTAATTTGAAAGAAAGGACAAAGAGCATTCGAGAAATTGAACTCGAGCGGAAAGCTTGGAAATTAGATAAACCTCCTAAGAAATCAGGATTTCTTGTCGGTTTCCTAAATTTCAGTCGCTTTCTGTTCGCTCTTAGTATCTTGTATGAACAATACTGAATTTTATGATCGTCTGGGGGTGTCAAAAAACGCTTCGGCAGACGAGATCAAAAAGGCTTATCGTAAGCTTTCAAAAAAATATCACCCGGATATCAACAAGGAGCCTGGTGCTGAGGAAAAATACAAGGAAGTTCAAGAAGCCTATGAGACTTTGAGTGATGACCAAAAACGTGCAGCCTACGATCAATATGGTGCTGCTGGTGCTAATGGTGGCTTTGGTGGTGCAGGCGGTTTTGGTGGTTTCGACGGAGCAGGTGGCTTCGGTGGTTTTGAAGATATCTTCTCAAGTTTTTTCGGAGGAGGCGGAGCTTCGCGCAATCCAAACGCTCCTCGTCAAGGTGACGACCTCCAGTACCGTGTGAATTTGACTTTTGAAGAAGCCATCTTCGGAACGGAAAAAGAAGTTAAATACAATCGTGAAGCCAGCTGTCGTACCTGTAACGGATCTGGTGCTAAGCCAGGAACAAGTCCAGTCACCTGTGGACGCTGTCATGGTGCTGGTGTTATTAACGTCGATACGCAGACTCCTCTTGGTATGATGCGTCGCCAAGTAACCTGTGATGTCTGTCATGGTCGTGGAAAAGAAATCAAAGATCCATGTACTACATGTCACGGAACAGGTCATGAAAAGCAAGCTCATAGCGTACATGTAAAAATCCCTGCTGGTGTGGAAACTGGCCAACAAATCCGTCTAGCGGGTCAAGGTGAAGCAGGCTTTAATGGTGGACCTTACGGGGACTTGTACGTGGTGGTTTCTGTTGAAGCTAGTGATAAATTTGAACGTGAAGGAACAACCATTTTCTACAAGTTAAATCTTAATATTGTCCAAGCAGCTCTAGGAGATACTGTGGAAATTCCAACCGTGCATGGTGCTGTCGAATTGGTTATTCCAGAAGGCACTCAGACTGGCAAGAAATTCCGTCTACGTGGCAAGGGAGCACCGAGCCTTCGTGGTGGCGCTGTTGGGGACCAATACGTTACAGTTAATGTCGTGACTCCGACAGGTTTGAACGAACGCCAAAAAGCAGCGCTTAAAGAATTCGCAGCTGCAGGTGATTTGAAAGTCAATCCAAAGAAAAAAGGCTTCTTTGACCATATTAAAGATGCCTTTGAAGGAGAATAACGTAAAAAGAGCCGATTGGCTCTTTTTGTGTTATCTTTGAAAATTTAGCGTCGAAAAATCATTTTCTAGTTAGCCTATCATTTATACTTTTGCTTGAGCAAGCCAGCTGCATCCATCTCTTGGATGAGTTGCTTGATTTCCGCTTCTTTGCCTGGTTTAACGGTGACGGTATCAATGTGTTTGATCGCCGAATTATCCTGAATATCGACCAAGGTCAAAGCTTTTTCATAGAATGCGATTCCCTTTTTTAGACTTTCCTGATCATTCCAAAAGAGAATTGAGTAATTAGGGTCAAATTTCTTTCCGATTTCTTGGAGATACTTCTCGCTTTCTTTCTCTAAAAACTGCAATAAACCATGATTGAATAAATTGTCTTCTACTGAATGGTAGGAAATATCTCCTGTGTTTAGGACATAGACTTTGAGTCGGTTTTTGGTGAGTTTTGGACTTTCTTTTAGGACGGGGTGGCTATTGATAACCTCACCTGAGAAAGTAACATAAAAATTTAAGCCTCCACCTTCGAATTGATACCTCCCATTTGATTCTACTTTCTCAGGAGGGAGGTCAAGGGAGATAAAGATTTGTTTTAAGGCTTCATTCCCCTCACGGATGTCACTCGGTGAAGCCTTGAAAAGATTCATCAGTAGTAGAAATGCTAGGACCGCAAGAAGGCAGAGACAGCCACAAGGGATCGCAATGACCTTCGCTAGAACTTTAAAAAACTGTTTCATGTTCATTCCCTCCCTTTTCTGTTCGAATCTAGTAACCCAAAATGGAATTAAGGAAAGTTGGAGGCTTTCTTATTCTTGTTTTTCTTCTTGGAGGACCGCCATTCTGGTTTGGAAATCTTTTTCCAAGACTTTGAATTTATAGGTTAAATCTTTTTGGTATTCTTTGATGAGTTCTTTTTGTTGGTTGATAACTTGCAGGCTGTTTTGGATGATATCCAAATTATCCTTGATAGCTTCGACGCGGTCAGTTGTATCTAGCACTTCATCCTGAATGGCTTGGCGATTTTTCACGACAAAATAACTTCCAGCTGCAGCTCCTGCGAATAGCAGTAGATTTGATAGTTTCATGGCATCTCCTTAAGCGTTTTTAATGGTTTCAGCGACTTGGGCAAGTTTGTCAAAGTCAGGTTCGTGGGCGATAAAGTCAATCTTGAGGTCATCTTCTGCACCGTAGCGAGGTACGAGGTGCACGTGAGTATGAAAGACCGTTTGACCAGCAACTTCCTCACAGTTGGCGATGATATTCATACCAGCAGCCTTGGTAGCCTTCATGACTTTTTGAGCCACTGTTGGCACTTTGGCAAAGAGTCGGCTGGCACTTTCAGCATCCATTTCTAAAAGATTGCGATAGTGCTCTTTTGGTACAACGAGGGTGTGTCCAGGCGTTACTTGAGAAATATCAAGGAAGGCAAGAACCTGCTCATCTTCGTATACTTTTGAAGCAGGGATCTCCCCTGCGATGATCTTACAAAAAATGCAATCTGACATAAAATCCACCTCTACTGTATTGAATTTTGATATAATATAGCTACATTATACCAGATTCGGAGAAAATATGTTAGAAATTAAAAACCTGACAGGAGGC comes from Streptococcus oralis and encodes:
- the dnaK gene encoding molecular chaperone DnaK yields the protein MSKIIGIDLGTTNSAVAVLEGTESKIIANPEGNRTTPSVVSFKNGEIIVGDAAKRQAVTNPDTVISIKSKMGTSEKVSANGKEYTPQEISAMILQYLKGYAEEYLGEKVTKAVITVPAYFNDAQRQATKDAGKIAGLEVERIVNEPTAAALAYGLDKTDKEEKILVFDLGGGTFDVSILELGDGVFDVLSTAGDNKLGGDDFDQKIIDHLVAEFKKENGIDLSTDKMAMQRLKDAAEKAKKDLSGVTSTQISLPFITAGEAGPLHLEMTLTRAKFDDLTRDLVERTKVPVRQALSDAGLSLSEIDEVILVGGSTRIPAVVEAVKAETGKEPNKSVNPDEVVAMGAAIQGGVITGDVKDVVLLDVTPLSLGIETMGGVFTKLIDRNTTIPTSKSQVFSTAADNQPAVDIHVLQGERPMAADNKTLGRFQLTDIPAAPRGIPQIEVTFDIDKNGIVSVKAKDLGTQKEQTIVIQSNSGLTDEEIDRMMKDAEANAEADKKRKEEVDLRNEVDQAIFATEKTIKETEGKGFDAERDAAQAALDELKKAQEDNNLDEMKAKLEALNEKAQGLAVKLYEQAAAAQQAQAGAEGAQTTGNAGDDVVDGEFTEK
- a CDS encoding DJ-1/PfpI family protein — protein: MKKVLCIIYPNFSLYEITTLTSTLALSFDITIDYVASDNSIVISEDGLPCQPTKTLDQVHIEEYSCVILPGMANIGPALQDEKLNSFLKGLDKKEILIAAISSAPLLLAKAGLLNDTKFTGGIWQNFFDYFEFLPRENFQPKVLVQDKNIITAIGFAHQEFARKVILSLDLAENTDNYFKEQNEFSEEDLIFTLSDKEFDEVKQSIENTL
- the dnaJ gene encoding molecular chaperone DnaJ, with the translated sequence MNNTEFYDRLGVSKNASADEIKKAYRKLSKKYHPDINKEPGAEEKYKEVQEAYETLSDDQKRAAYDQYGAAGANGGFGGAGGFGGFDGAGGFGGFEDIFSSFFGGGGASRNPNAPRQGDDLQYRVNLTFEEAIFGTEKEVKYNREASCRTCNGSGAKPGTSPVTCGRCHGAGVINVDTQTPLGMMRRQVTCDVCHGRGKEIKDPCTTCHGTGHEKQAHSVHVKIPAGVETGQQIRLAGQGEAGFNGGPYGDLYVVVSVEASDKFEREGTTIFYKLNLNIVQAALGDTVEIPTVHGAVELVIPEGTQTGKKFRLRGKGAPSLRGGAVGDQYVTVNVVTPTGLNERQKAALKEFAAAGDLKVNPKKKGFFDHIKDAFEGE
- a CDS encoding HIT family protein codes for the protein MSDCIFCKIIAGEIPASKVYEDEQVLAFLDISQVTPGHTLVVPKEHYRNLLEMDAESASRLFAKVPTVAQKVMKATKAAGMNIIANCEEVAGQTVFHTHVHLVPRYGAEDDLKIDFIAHEPDFDKLAQVAETIKNA